In Halomonas denitrificans, one DNA window encodes the following:
- the rpsG gene encoding 30S ribosomal protein S7, protein MSRKHSNFQRDILPDPKFGSELLTRFVNMVMKDGKKSVAERIVYGAIDEIEAKGHAEPIELIEKALEAVAPAVEVKSRRVGGATYQVPVEVRPRRRQTLAMRWIIDFARKRGEKSMPKRLAGELLDAAEERGNAVKKREDVHRMAEANKAFAHYRW, encoded by the coding sequence ATGTCCCGCAAGCACTCAAATTTCCAGCGCGACATCCTGCCGGACCCGAAGTTCGGTAGCGAGTTGCTGACCCGCTTCGTCAACATGGTGATGAAGGACGGCAAGAAGTCGGTCGCCGAGCGCATCGTCTACGGTGCCATCGACGAGATCGAGGCCAAGGGTCACGCCGAGCCGATCGAGTTGATCGAGAAGGCGCTGGAAGCCGTTGCTCCTGCCGTGGAGGTGAAGTCCCGCCGAGTCGGTGGCGCCACCTACCAGGTGCCGGTCGAAGTGCGTCCGCGCCGTCGCCAGACGCTGGCGATGCGCTGGATCATCGATTTCGCCCGCAAGCGCGGCGAGAAGTCGATGCCGAAGCGGCTGGCCGGCGAACTGCTGGATGCCGCCGAAGAGCGCGGCAATGCCGTGAAGAAGCGGGAAGACGTGCATCGCATGGCCGAAGCCAACAAGGCTTTCGCCCACTATCGCTGGTAA
- the fusA gene encoding elongation factor G produces the protein MPRKTSIERYRNIGIMAHIDAGKTTTTERILFYTGISHKIGEVHDGNAVMDWMEQEQERGITITSAATTCFWNGMDSDWPDYRINIIDTPGHVDFTIEVERSLRVLDGAVAVFCAVGGVEPQSETVWRQANKYEVPRMAFVNKMDRTGANFSRVVGQIKDRLGARPVPIQLPIGAEEDFEGVIDLVKMRAIYWDSENMGTTYEARDIPAELADEAAQAREFMVESAAEGSEGLMEKYLEGGQLSEEEIVSGLRAATLANEIVPVLCGTAFKNKGVQALLDAVVQYMPSPTEVKAIRGVTEDEEEAIRKSDDDEPFAALAFKIATDPFVGSLTFFRVYSGVISAGDTVLNPIKGKKERIGRLLQMHSNSREEIKEVRAGDIAAAVGLKDVTTGDTLCDPSNVITLERMEFPEPVIAVAVEPKTKSDQEKMGIALQKLAQEDPSFRVHTDEESGQTIIAGMGELHLDIIVDRMKREFKVEANVGKPQVSYRETIRKGVEAEGKFVRQSGGRGQYGHVKIRLEPQEEGAGFEFVNEIVGGVVPKDYIGSVAKGIEEQLMNGVLAGFPMVDVKAVLFDGSYHEVDSSEMAFKIAGSMAVRDGALKANPVLLEPIMKVEAVTPEDYMGDVMGDLNRRRGLVQGMEDAASGKIIRAHVPLSEMFGYATDLRSMTQGRANYSMEFLHYAEAPNSVADEVIKKTA, from the coding sequence GTGCCTCGCAAGACATCCATCGAGCGCTATCGGAACATCGGGATCATGGCCCATATCGATGCGGGCAAGACCACGACGACCGAGCGCATCCTGTTCTACACGGGCATCTCGCACAAGATCGGCGAGGTGCACGACGGTAATGCCGTGATGGACTGGATGGAGCAGGAGCAGGAGCGAGGCATCACGATCACCTCCGCTGCGACGACCTGTTTCTGGAACGGGATGGACAGCGACTGGCCGGACTACCGGATCAACATCATCGACACGCCGGGGCACGTCGATTTCACGATCGAGGTCGAGCGCTCGCTGCGCGTCCTCGATGGCGCCGTGGCCGTGTTCTGTGCGGTTGGCGGCGTCGAGCCGCAGTCCGAGACGGTGTGGCGTCAGGCCAACAAGTACGAAGTGCCGCGCATGGCGTTCGTCAACAAGATGGATCGGACCGGTGCGAACTTCTCGCGCGTGGTCGGCCAGATCAAGGATCGCCTGGGCGCGCGCCCGGTGCCGATCCAGCTGCCGATCGGTGCGGAGGAAGACTTCGAGGGCGTGATCGACCTGGTCAAGATGCGCGCGATCTACTGGGACTCGGAAAACATGGGCACGACCTACGAGGCCCGCGATATCCCGGCCGAGCTCGCCGACGAGGCTGCCCAGGCGCGTGAGTTCATGGTCGAATCGGCCGCCGAGGGTTCGGAAGGCCTGATGGAGAAGTATCTCGAAGGCGGCCAGCTGAGCGAGGAGGAGATCGTTTCCGGTCTTCGCGCGGCGACCCTGGCCAACGAGATCGTTCCGGTCCTGTGCGGCACGGCGTTCAAGAACAAGGGCGTCCAGGCGCTTCTGGACGCGGTCGTGCAGTACATGCCGTCGCCGACCGAGGTCAAGGCCATTCGTGGCGTGACCGAGGACGAAGAAGAGGCGATCCGGAAGTCCGACGACGACGAGCCGTTCGCGGCGCTGGCGTTCAAGATCGCGACCGATCCGTTCGTCGGTTCGCTGACCTTCTTCCGGGTCTATTCCGGCGTGATCAGCGCCGGCGATACGGTGTTGAATCCGATCAAGGGCAAGAAGGAGCGCATCGGCCGCCTGCTGCAGATGCACTCCAATTCGCGCGAGGAGATCAAGGAAGTCCGCGCCGGCGATATCGCCGCGGCAGTCGGCCTGAAGGACGTGACGACCGGCGATACGCTGTGTGATCCGTCCAACGTGATCACGCTCGAGCGCATGGAGTTCCCGGAGCCGGTGATCGCCGTCGCCGTGGAGCCGAAGACCAAGAGCGACCAGGAGAAGATGGGCATCGCGCTGCAGAAGCTGGCGCAGGAAGATCCGTCGTTCCGGGTCCACACGGACGAGGAGTCCGGCCAGACCATCATCGCGGGCATGGGTGAGCTGCATCTCGACATCATCGTCGACCGCATGAAGCGCGAGTTCAAGGTCGAGGCCAACGTCGGCAAGCCGCAGGTTTCCTACCGCGAGACGATCCGCAAGGGCGTCGAGGCGGAAGGCAAGTTCGTGCGCCAGTCGGGCGGTCGCGGTCAGTACGGTCACGTCAAGATCCGTCTGGAGCCGCAGGAAGAAGGCGCGGGCTTCGAGTTCGTCAACGAGATCGTCGGCGGCGTGGTCCCGAAGGATTACATCGGCTCGGTGGCCAAGGGCATCGAGGAGCAGCTGATGAACGGTGTGCTCGCCGGCTTCCCGATGGTCGACGTCAAGGCTGTTCTGTTCGACGGCTCGTACCACGAGGTCGACTCGTCGGAAATGGCGTTCAAGATCGCCGGCTCCATGGCCGTCAGGGACGGAGCGCTGAAAGCGAATCCGGTCCTGCTCGAGCCGATCATGAAGGTCGAGGCGGTGACGCCGGAAGACTATATGGGCGACGTCATGGGCGACTTGAACCGTCGTCGTGGCCTGGTCCAGGGCATGGAAGACGCCGCGTCCGGCAAGATCATCCGCGCCCATGTGCCGCTCTCCGAGATGTTCGGTTACGCGACCGACCTGCGTTCGATGACGCAGGGGCGCGCGAACTATTCGATGGAGTTCCTGCACTACGCCGAGGCCCCGAACAGCGTGGCCGACGAAGTCATCAAGAAAACCGCATAA
- the rpsL gene encoding 30S ribosomal protein S12, whose translation MATINQLVRKPRRPKQYKSNVPALEASPQKRGVCTRVYTTTPKKPNSALRKVARVRLTNGYEVTSYIGGEGHNLQEHSVVLIRGGRVKDLPGVRYHTVRGSLDTAGVTDRRQGRSKYGAKKPKSK comes from the coding sequence ATGGCGACGATCAATCAGCTGGTCCGCAAGCCGCGGCGCCCGAAACAGTACAAGTCGAACGTGCCGGCCCTCGAGGCCTCGCCGCAGAAGCGCGGAGTGTGCACTCGCGTGTACACCACGACCCCGAAGAAGCCGAATTCGGCGCTTCGCAAGGTCGCTCGTGTGCGCCTGACCAATGGCTATGAAGTGACGAGCTACATCGGTGGTGAGGGGCACAACCTCCAGGAGCACTCGGTGGTGCTGATCCGCGGCGGTCGAGTCAAGGATCTCCCGGGTGTGCGGTATCACACCGTTCGCGGAAGCCTCGACACGGCCGGGGTGACCGACCGTCGCCAGGGCCGCTCGAAGTACGGCGCCAAGAAGCCCAAGAGCAAGTAA